One part of the Arachidicoccus terrestris genome encodes these proteins:
- a CDS encoding TonB-dependent receptor plug domain-containing protein yields the protein MKKLLIVIGALATLPTFAQKKETNSNELDDVIIQGNRIQTPFSQATRDIQIITQAQIEQLPVRSINEVLSYISGVDIRQRGPFGAQADISIDGGTSEQTLVLLNGVKLIDAQSAHNMMNIPVPLSAIDHIEILRGAAARIYGINALTGAINIVTKTEDHPSLTVDIQAGSSFKNKEQGDGDGIYKGGAAELTGTFGSGAFNNLLSASHSDYNGQRYNSASKSTRLFYNGNYNIDTNNTIQAMAGYARSHYGANGFYAAPGDINSAEIVESSVFSVSSRHRFGNFMLSPRISDRYGEDDYRYFKDDLSKARSLHYTNALMLELNSSLNTGIGVIGLGWESRLEKISSSNIGKHSRDNHGAYAELRTGIGEKLQGTVGAYANYNTDYGWQVYPGIDLAYLLDAHWKISASIGSGERIPSFTDLYLNQLPGNIGNESIQAESAWNYEGNIQYNKQHLKIQAGYFYRIISDFIDWVRADASEPYSPINFGKNKIQGVYGRIQQDFSLGSKQSFSYHVTYNYLHPIIDRTTEIQSKYTLESLKHQFTTGINYSINHLSFQLENRLLKRELAEAYDVADLRANYQFKRALIYMEVNNLFDAKYTEAGAVPMPTRWFGLGVKFRWSK from the coding sequence ATGAAAAAGTTACTCATCGTTATAGGCGCCTTAGCTACCCTCCCTACATTTGCACAAAAAAAAGAAACAAACAGCAACGAATTAGATGATGTTATCATCCAGGGGAACCGCATTCAGACGCCTTTTAGTCAGGCAACACGTGACATCCAAATCATTACCCAGGCTCAAATCGAGCAACTCCCTGTAAGGTCCATCAATGAAGTATTGTCCTACATAAGTGGTGTCGATATCCGCCAACGCGGCCCCTTCGGTGCACAGGCAGATATCTCCATCGACGGCGGCACTTCTGAACAAACACTTGTACTTTTAAACGGCGTAAAATTAATTGATGCGCAGTCAGCACATAACATGATGAACATTCCGGTTCCGTTAAGTGCCATTGATCACATTGAAATACTCAGAGGCGCCGCTGCCAGAATTTACGGCATCAACGCACTGACAGGCGCCATTAATATCGTCACTAAAACAGAGGATCATCCCTCACTTACTGTCGACATCCAGGCCGGGAGTTCCTTTAAAAATAAAGAACAAGGGGACGGGGACGGTATATACAAAGGGGGCGCCGCCGAACTCACCGGCACCTTTGGTTCCGGGGCGTTCAATAATCTACTGTCCGCTTCACACAGCGATTACAACGGGCAGCGTTATAATTCCGCATCAAAATCGACCCGCCTTTTTTATAATGGAAATTATAACATCGATACCAATAATACCATTCAGGCGATGGCAGGATACGCCAGAAGCCATTATGGCGCCAACGGATTTTATGCAGCTCCCGGTGATATAAACTCTGCGGAGATTGTTGAATCTTCCGTTTTTAGTGTATCCTCCAGACACCGCTTCGGTAATTTCATGCTATCGCCAAGAATCAGCGACCGTTATGGAGAGGACGATTACAGATACTTTAAAGATGATCTGAGCAAGGCACGTTCTTTACATTATACGAATGCTCTGATGCTTGAGCTAAACAGCAGTTTGAATACAGGGATTGGTGTTATCGGCCTCGGCTGGGAATCCAGATTAGAAAAGATCAGCAGTTCAAATATAGGCAAACATTCAAGAGATAATCACGGTGCCTACGCAGAGCTGCGAACAGGTATCGGCGAAAAATTACAAGGAACAGTGGGCGCTTATGCCAATTATAATACCGATTACGGATGGCAGGTCTACCCGGGTATCGACCTCGCCTATCTGCTTGATGCGCACTGGAAAATTTCCGCCAGCATCGGCTCGGGTGAAAGAATCCCTTCTTTCACCGATCTGTATCTGAACCAGCTGCCGGGCAATATAGGCAACGAATCCATACAGGCGGAGAGCGCCTGGAACTATGAAGGTAATATTCAGTACAATAAGCAGCACCTGAAAATTCAGGCCGGATATTTTTACCGCATCATCAGCGATTTTATTGACTGGGTAAGAGCAGACGCCTCAGAACCGTATTCTCCCATTAATTTTGGCAAAAACAAAATTCAGGGTGTCTACGGCAGGATTCAGCAAGACTTTAGCCTGGGCAGCAAGCAGTCTTTCAGCTATCACGTCACCTATAATTATCTGCATCCCATTATCGACCGGACAACAGAAATCCAATCCAAGTATACCTTAGAATCACTGAAACATCAATTCACCACAGGCATCAATTATTCTATCAATCACCTGTCCTTCCAGCTGGAAAACCGGTTGCTGAAACGTGAACTCGCCGAGGCATACGATGTAGCTGATCTGCGCGCCAACTACCAGTTCAAAAGAGCACTGATCTATATGGAAGTCAATAATCTGTTTGACGCGAAATACACGGAGGCCGGCGCCGTTCCGATGCCTACGCGCTGGTTTGGACTGGGCGTAAAATTCAGGTGGAGCAAATAA